A region of the Oncorhynchus gorbuscha isolate QuinsamMale2020 ecotype Even-year linkage group LG02, OgorEven_v1.0, whole genome shotgun sequence genome:
AGATTACAGATCTACATTTGTGTTTTTCATTAGATAGATTAAAGAAACCGAGTCTGAGAACAACCTGGGGAGGAGCTGACGGGGCCATATTTAGACAGCGTACAACTTATGTCAAATTTACATCAAAAAGTTGAAACGTTTagtatgttagctaacccttcttcCTAGCCGTAATCTAATTCTCCTAACATGCTGCGTAAATTCTTCCGAACCTGCTAGTTGAGGGGCTAAGCTTCCTTACCTTAGTGATTCCCAGAACTCCAATGTTGGGACTGGAGGAGGTGGAGCCATTTCCTGTACCCAGCAGTCCTGCTATAATACAGCACACCCCCTCTGTGAAGATACCCCTGGTACGGGAAAGACATGCCACACACATACGTCAACGCAGGGCACTGATGCTTGACAATAAGAAGACATTTAAGAACACAGGTCCCTGTCAGAGCCTTAGGTCCATGTTAGAAGTCTAACCCCCAGTGATGCTCACCTGTTGATGGCATGGACAGGTGGAGGAGGTGCCCCTGAGAGGCGGGCACAGGCGTAATAGTCCCCGATAGACTCTACGATGCCAGCTAGTGAGGCGCTGAACATGCCCAGCACCCCAGCGATGGTCACCGTGGGCAACCCCCACTGACCTatcagagacacacaaacaccacacGTCTGAATCCTCCTCCTATGCAGCAAGATGAAAGGCAATGCAAATAGATGACAACTCGGATCGTTTCCCCATTTAAAATGATATACAAGGACATTCTAAAGTGACATATAAATGATCAGTGTCATCCGCTTTCTTCACTTGACCCTTGATCTAGCTCGTGTGTCCAAACTGCCCCCGTGTGTGAGACAGTGGAGGTGATGCTGGTCTCTTACAAGGGTAGGGGACCCGGAACCAGGGGGAGAGGGTCATGATGTCACCGCGGGCGTCTGTGCGTGCCTTCTGTCCGTACTGGCTGGGGTCACTGGGCAGCACATCGGTCAGAGTCAGGATGTAACATAGCAACCACACCAACATGATGGCCATGATGATCTGAACACAGAAAGAACAGGGGAACAACATAACATGTCATATAACGGAATCATAGGGATTCCGAGACTCCAAGATTCCAACTTATCATTCTGGATGTGTCTTATTTCTATTTGATTTTACAGCCATTTCCATCAGAAAGCTAATTCTTGGCATTAACATAACGGTGACTTGATCCctgtggtctgtgtctgtctatcacagtgcGTCATTTCTATAGCCTGTCCCCACCACATGTCTGGCAGCACTCACTAAGGCAGTAGCATAGAGGGCACTGCAGTAAAATGTGCCTCAGACTCTCTTATAACCGCTCAAGATTTGTATGACATGATGTGCCGTGAATGATTAGCCTGATGTATTTTAACAATGGGTCATACCCCACATGAGAACATCTTATTAGTTTAGCGTTCTGACATCCCTGTGAgacaggtgtgtggtgtgttggttCTAACCGGGAACATCTTAAAGATCTGAACCCTGGCAGTGCTGAAGCCTTTCTTTCTGTTgtaggagggaagagggaaggaccAGTTCCTCAGATACTGAGCGAACAGCACGATGAGGAAGATGGACCTGGGGAGAGGCAGTGATACTGTTACATCATATCCCAATAAAAGACATAAAACAGGGACAAAGTAATTACGTTAACAGTAAGTTATTAGATTACAAATTGTCCTCGACGTAAGACGATAAAGAGTCTCAAGCCCAAAACAAGGTAAACCATTTAAACAAAAGAAGTGAGGAAGAGCGGTAACATACCACACACAATAATACAACTCAGGACAACATAGATGGATCTCAAGTGTCAAAtcatgagaggagaggatcagatggagagaggagagagaatcctGGGAggatcagatggagagagaaacctgggaggatcagatggagagaggagagagaaacctgggaggatcagatggagagaggagagagaaacctgggaggatcagatggagagagaatccTGGGAggatcagatggagagagaaacctgggaggatcagatggagagaggagagagaaacctgggaggatcagatggagagagaaacctgggaggatcagatggagagaggagagagaaacctgggaggatcagatggagagagaaacctgggaggatcagatggagagaggagagagaaacctgggaggatcagatggagagaggagagagaaacctgggaggatcagatggagagagaaacctgggaggatcagatggagagaggagagagaaacctgggaggatcagatggagagagaaacctgggaggatcagatggagagaggagagagaaacctgggaggatcagatggagagaggagagagaaacctgggaggatcagatggagagagaatccTGGGAggatcagatggagagagaaacctgggaggatcagatggagagaggagagagaaacctgggaggatcagatggagagagaaacctgggaggatcagatggagagaggagagagaaacctgGGAGGattagatggagagaggagagagaaacctgggaggatcagatggagagaggagagagaaacctgggaggatcagatggagagaggagagagaaacctaggaggatcagatggagagagaaacctgggaggatcagatggagagaggagagagaaacctgggaggatcagatggagagaggagagagaaacctgggaggatcagatggagagaggagagagaaacctgggaggatcagatggagagaggagagagaaacctaggaggatcagatggagagagaaacctgggaggatcagatggagagaggagagagaaacctgggaggatcagatggagagaggagagagaaacctgggaggatcagatggagagaggagagagaaacctgggaggatcagatggagagaggagagagaaacctgggaggatcagatggagagagaaacctgggaggatcagatggagagaggagagagaaacctgggaggatcagatggagagaggagagagaaacctgggaggatcagatggagagaggagagagaaacctgtgaggatcagatggagagaggagagagaaacctgggaggatcagatggagagaggagagagaaacctgggaggatcagatggagagaggagagagaaacctaggaggatcagatggagagagaaacctgggaggatcagatggagagaggagagagaaacctgggaggatcagatggagagaggagagagaaacctgGGAGGatcagatgaagagagaaaccTGGGAGgatcagatggagagaggagagagaaacctgggaggatcagatggagagaggagagagaaacctgggaggatcagatggagagaggagagagaaacctgggaggatcagatggagagaggagagagaaacctgggaggatcagatggagagaggagagagaaacctgggaggatgggaggatcagatggagagaggagagagaaacctgGGAGGAGGATACAGTACAGAGAAGAAGCGAGGATGGATTGTGCTCTTACAGTGCTGAGAGGCCCCAGTGAGAACCGGCTCTGTCCCCAGCGGTCTGGAATACAGACAGGCCGATAAGGGACACGGTGGGGGTGACGGTCAGGGGCCCGATGTAGTCCAGCAGGAGACCAGGGAGACCCACCAGCCCGATGACCACCTCCACCACACTGGACGCTATGATGGCACCCTGGatctacagggggagacagaccgactGTTATTATCAttagctacagtggggcaaaaaagtatttagtcagctaccaattgtgcaagttctcccacttaaaaaaaatgagaggcctgtagttttcatcataggtacacttcaagtatgacagacaaaatgagggaaaaaaatccagaaaatcacattgtaggattttttatgaatttatctggaaattatggttgaaaataagtatttggtcaataacaaaagtttatctcaatactttgttatataccctttgttggcaatgacagaggtcaaacgttttctgtaagtcttcacaaggttttcacacactgttgctggtattttggcccattcctccatgcagatctcctctagagcagtgatgttttagggctgttgctgggcaacacggactttcaactccctccaaagattttctatggggttgagatctggagactggctaggcccctCCAGGAccgcccgggcggtgtgtttgggatcattgtcatgctgaaagacccagccacatttcatcttcaatgcccttgctgatggtaggctttgttactgtggtcccagctctctgcaggtcattccctcggtccccctgtgtggttctgggatttttgctcaccgatcttgtgatcattttgaccccacggggtgagatcttgcgtggagccccagaccgagggagattatcagtggtcttgtatgtcttccatttcctcataattgctcccacagttgatttcttcaaaccaagctgcttacctgttgcagattcagtcttcccagcctggtgcaggtctacaattttgtttctggtgtcctttgacagctctttggtcttggccatagtggagtttggagtgtgactgtttgaggttgtggacaggtgtcaagttcaaacaggtgccattaacgagtggaggacagaggagcctcttaaagaagaagttgcaggtctgtgagagacataaatcttgcttgtttgtaggtgaccaaatacttatgcTCCACCAtactttgcaaataaattcattaaaaatcctacaatgtgattttctggattttttttctgattttgactgtcatagttgaagtgtacctatgatgaaaattacaggcctctctcatctttttaagtgggagaacttgcacaattggtggctgactaaatactttttccccccacTGTATGTCTTGGACCACCATTTGACCTAACCCACACAAACCCTGGCTCCTAGTTATGACTACATGATGTCTCTGATAATGTCAATCAAAGTGAGAGATGCTACAGTTAAGAAAGATGGACCCCAAGATGGAGGCCCAGTAACAAGAGGCAGGAAGTACCTCTCTTATCCTTGGGTGCCAGATGTGTGAGGTGTTCAGAGGAAGACTCCAGTTCCCATAAATCTCCTCTGATGAAAGACAGACACAATAGCACATTAGTGAGATTCTGTCTTTGATTGGGCCATATTCTTCTGACATAGGATGGGACTGAGTGGTGCACCTTTAGGGGGACATTTCCATCTATCCAGCCCTAAGATGGCCTGGGCAGGGATGAGGAAGGCAAAAGCACTGGCCTGAAAAAGAGGTAACCTAAACATAGAAGATAAAATATGTTACACAATGCATTCCAAAGCATTAGAATACacgcacatacagtggggcaaaaaagtatttagttcaagttctcccacttaaaaagatgagagaggcctgtaatttaagacacgcacatacagtggggcaaaaaagtatttagttcaagttctcccacttaaaaagatgagagaggcctgtaatttaagacacgcacatacagtggggcaaaaaagtatttagttcaagttctcccacttaaaaagatgagagaggcctgtaatttaagacacgcacatacatacacacacacgtacctgaTTCCAAATGTGGTCTGTATGATTGTGGTGATTCCCACGCAGGTGAAGATGGTTCCCACCAGCTGACTGACCGTGTACTGGTCTTGTCCCACACACATGGCCTCCGCCAGCAGGAAGGGCACAGCGATGGTCCCGCTGAAACACGTTAGGTAGTGCTGTGATTAAAGACACAGTGTTAAtcaccatggagagagagaggaggggcgggggggagtaggagagagaagggggggggcagagggagggggagagagagtaggagagagagggaggggggaacagagggagggggagagatacatTTGGGGGAAGGAGTGCACAAAAGAGAAGAAGAAACCATTACTGATAGAAAGGTGGAGTGAGAAAACCATTCATGAAAActaagtgtgtgagagagagagagagagagagagagagagagagagagagagagagagagagagagagagagagagagagagagagagagagagagagagagagagagagagagagagagagagagagagagagagagagagagagagagagagagagagagatagtgtgtgagtgagtgagtgagtgtgtgtcagagagtgtgtgagtgtgtgtatgtgttagagagagtgtgtcagagagggtgtgagagagtgtgtgtgtaagagaatgtgagagtgtgtgtgtgtgtgtgtgtgtgtgtgtgtgtgtgtgtgtgtgtgtgtgtgtgtgtgtgtgtgtgtgtgtgtgtgtgtgtgtgtgtgtgtgtgtgtgtgtgtgtgtgtgtgtgtgtgtgtgtgtgagagtgtgagtgtgtgtgtgtgtgtgtgtgtgtgtgtgtgtgtgtgtgtgtgtgtgtgtgtgtgtgtgtgtgtgtgtgtgtgtgtgtgtgtgtgtgtgtgtgtgtgtgtgtgtgtgtgagtgggtgtgggtgtgagagtgtgtgtgtgtgagagagtgtgtgtgtgagagagactgtgtcagagagtgtgtgagagagtgtgtgtgtgtgtgagagagtttgtgagtgtgtgtgagagattgtgagtgtgtgtgtgagagagtgtgtgagagaatgtgcgagagtgtgtgtgagagtgtgtgtatttgtgtaccTGGAGGCCCAGTAGAATGCAGAGGTACCACGGTGGGACATCCTCTATGGTGTAGATCATGTCAGAGCCTGGCTGCTGCTTCCCCTCCTCAGAACCCTGCTCCTGTCTCCCCCCCTCAGCACCCTGCTCCTGTCTCCCCCCCTCAGCACCCtgctcctgtctcccctcctcagCACCCTGCTGCTCCTCTGTCTGAGTCTGGACATCACAACTCtgaaagagaagacagagacattcACAACTCTgaaagagaaaacagagacaTTCACAACTCTGAAAGAGAAGACCGAGACATTCACAACTCtgaaagagaagacagagacattcACAACTCTGAAAGAGAAGACCGAGACATTCACAACTCtgaaagagaagacagagacattcACAACTCtgaaagagaagacagagacattcACACATCCAAAGTAACATTGGTTAACTTGTCATACACAACGTTTGAAAGTCACATGATGTTCAAAAACGGGGAATATTCGATGACCTCTCAGACATCATGTAAAATACCTTATATGGGCACAAGATTGTCACCTACGTGATTTGTCACTGTCccatactttttatttatttaatgaggcaagtccgttattaagaacacatttttatttacaatgacggaccacggccggttgtgatacagcctggaatctaaccagggtctgtagtgacgcctctagcactgagatgcagtgccttagaccgctgtgatacagcctggaatctaaccagggtctgtagtgacgcctctagcactgagatgcagtgccttcgaccgctgtgatacagcctggaatctaaccagggtctgtagtgacgcctctagcactgagatgcagtgccttagaccgctgaaccagggtctgtagtgacgcctctagcactgagatgcagtgtcttagacctctgaaccagggtctgtagtgacgcctctagcactgagatgcagtgccttagaccgctgaaccagggtctgtagtgacgcctctagcactgagatgcagggccttagaccgctgaaccagggtctgtagtgacgcctctagcactgagatgcagggccttagaccgctgaaccagggtctgtagtcacgcctctagcactgagatacagggccttagaccgctgcgccactcgggagcccaccaTATGGCCTTGTCATCTCCAACAAGGCCAACCGTCAGGCACATGACCAACTGGGTGTTACATCTACTTTAATTGACCTACTCTATGAATGATCGACATGGGCCTGGATTACGTTATAACCCAGTAGAATGTCACCGTCACCATGGCCAGTTGTCATGGTTCTTGGTGTTGACTGTTTTGAAAGATGATGCAAGAGGAACTCTTACATGACTAACTCATCAAAGTAGACTGGAGTGACACAGATTTTCCTTCCTAAATCACAGGAATCTAGGTTAATAGCCTCTTGGTGTTTCAATACATTCCTACTGTGAACAAAACATATCACCTTTACATCTTTGTCAGAGAAACAATGTTAGAACTGTCTTCTACAATTCAGTTGTCTCCACTTTTGCTATGAGGTATTGTGTCTTCAAACAATGACCATAAATATCCTGCAAAAAGCATCTGATATCAATCCAGAACCATCCATCCTCCACAAGTTGTTATTCAGTTCGACATCATGGCAGTAAATCCCCTAATCTGAGCATGGTAAACACCTTGGGCATTTCTCCCCAAAGGTAAACAGAAATACTTTGAAAACATCCAATGATGCAATATACTAAGTGTAAAGCTAAATTATTCAAGTTAATGTCTGGTGTGTAGGTCCTTAGTGAGCTTTATTTCTGTTCAACTCAACCATAACCCATCATTTTACCAGGCCAGACAACGTACAATTacaatttaaacattcacaacaAAACTAAACTCATCAATGAAATATTGAAATGATAGTAAATGATGAGTTTACCTTGAGGTCTGGTCGTGTTTCTGTTTGCTTCTTCTTCATCTGGACTCTCAGTTGTTTGTGATGGATCCTTAGTTTCCGTTTGGGTGCTGCCCTCTCTCAACTAGCCAACACACGTGTGACCTCAGCCCTATACAGGAGTATAGGGCCCTTTTATGGGGGTTGAGGGGACCAGATCAGCCAGGTTAATAATCTGCCCCTGAGATGGACTTTACCCACTCGTGCTGTTTTAAGAGGCAGAGACTGTACAACGACAGGAAAAAGATCAAAGGGTCAAGAAGAAACTTCTTGGAATTAGAGATAGTGAGCAAGAATCAGATTAGCCATCAGAAAgaactaaactcagcaacaaaaagaaacatcctcttcACTGTCAAcggcgtttattttcagcaaacttaacatgtgtacatttttgtatgaacataacaagattcaacagctgagacataaactgaacaagttccacagacatgtgactaacagaaatggaataatgtgtccctgaacaatgggggggggggggggggtgtcaaaagcaacagtcagtatctggtgtggccaccagctgcattaagtactgcagtgcatctcctcctcttggactgcaccagatgtgccagttcttgctgtgagatgttactccactcttcaaccaaggcacctgcaagttcccagacatttctgggggggaatgggcccaagccctcaccctccggtccaacaggtcccagacatgctcaatgggattgagatctgggatCTTTGCTggctatggcagaacactgacattcctgtcttgcaggaaatcatgcacagaatgagcagtatggctgatggcattgtcatgctggagggtcatgtcaggatgagcctgcaggaagggtacaacATGAGGGAggtggatgtcttccctgtaacgcacagcgttgaaaTTGCCCACAATGACAAcatgctcagtccgatgatgctgtgacacaccgcctcagaccatgacggacccttcacctccaaatgaatcccgctccagagtacaggcctcggtgtaacactcattccttcgacgaaaagcgcgaatccgaccatcacccctggtgagacaaaaccacgactggtcagagaagagcacttttttccagtcttgtctggtccagcgacggtgggtttgtgcccataggtgaagttgttgccggtgatgtctggtgaggacctgccttacaacaggcctacaagcccttagtccagcctctctcagcctattgcggacagtctgagcactgatcgagggattgtgcgttcctggtgtaactcgagcagttgttgttgccatcctggaCCTGTCCCTCagtgaccctgggcatctttcttttggtgtattacagagtcagtagaaaggcctctttagtgtcctaagttttcataactgtgaccttaatttcctaccgtctgtaagctgttagtgtcttaacgaccattccacaggtgcatgttcattaattgggaaacagtgtttaaaccctttacaatgaagatctgtgaagttatttggatttttacgaatgatctttgaaagacagggtcctgaaaaatggACTTTCTTTTTTTACTGAGTTTACAGGGAGGAAGGGTACAGGAAGGGTTACATTTGAAGTTATAGATATGTGACCGATTCTtcatttaatatttttttaaaggaagAGGTTGTGATGGCATCTAGaccgtgtgtgtttgagtgaggaGATCGGGGTTTGAGTGAGGAGATCGGGGTTTGAGTGAGGAGATCGGTGTTTGAATGAGGAGATTTGGATTTGAGTGAGGAGATTGGGATTTGAGTGAGGAGATTGGGATTTGAGTAAGAGATTGGGATTTGAGTGAGGAGATCGGGGTTTGAGTGAGAGATCGGGGTTTGAGTGAGGCGATCTGGGTTTGAGTGAGGAGATCGGAGTTTGAGTGAGGCGATCGGGGTTTGAGTGAGGAGATTGTGTTTGAGTGAGAGATCGGGGTTTGAGTGAGGCGATCGGGGTTTGAGTGAGGAGATCGGTGTTTGAGGGAGAAGACCGGGGTTTGGGTGAGGAGATCAGGGTTTGAGTGAGGAGATCAGGAGTTTGAGTGAGGAGATCGGGTTTGGGTGAGGAGATCGGGGTTTGGGTGAGGAGATCGGGGTTTGGGTGAGGCGATCGGGGTTTGAGTGAGGAGATCGGTGTTTGAGGGAGAAGACCGGGGTTTGGGTGAGGAGATCAGGGTTTGAGTGAGGAGATCAGGAGTTTGAGTGAGGAGATCGGGGTTTGGGTGAGGAGATCGGGGTTTGGGTGAGGAGATCGGGGTTTGAGTGAGGAGATCAGGAGTTTGAGTGAGGAGATCGGGGTTTGAGTGAGGAGAGTATGAGAGTTGAGTCGTTTCTgaccatcccgcaggtgaagaaaccagatgtggaggtcctgggctggcgtggttacacgtggtctgtggtgaagaagccagatgtggaggtcctgggctggcgtggttacacgtggtctgtggttgtgaggccggttggacgtactgccaaattgtctaaaacaacgttggaggtggcttatggtagattaATGAACATGAAATTATCTGGCAGCAgccctggtggacattcctggagtcagcatgcaaattgcatgatccctcaaaacttcagacatctgtagcattgtgttgtgttacaaaactgcacattttagagtggcattttattgtccccaacacaaggtgcacctatgtaatgatagttctgtttaatcagcttattgatatgccacccCTGTCAGCTGGATACATCCACAcctgtcaggtcgatggattatcttggcaaaggagaaatgctcacgaacaaGGATGTAAACCAATTtcagggatattttatttcagctcatgaaacattggaacACTTTAcacgttgcatttatatttgtgttcagtataacTACTGCTTTACAAAcctctattcatatactgtccatactgccTATACACTCCATCATATATGTACTGCATTATTTATATTCACAAatctgacattgctcattctgAGATTTATTGACttctttattatttatattttcgGGGAATTTGTTTTTCTTGCAGTTCATGAGAAGGTTTCTGCACGGGATATTTTGTAGTTCAACACCACCGACATCCATCTTATTGTTCtgtattactgccctgttggagctagaatggagctagaaacaccagcattactgcactgttagagctagaatggagctagaaacaccagcattactgcactgttggagctagaatggagctagaaacaccagcattactgccctgttggagctagaaacacaagcattactgccctgttggagctagaaacacaagcatttactgccctgttggagctagaaacaccagcattactgccctgttggagctagaaacacaagcatttactgccctgttggagctagaaactcAAGCatttactgccctgttggagctaaaaacacaatcattactgccctgttggagctagaatagagctagaaacacaagcattactgccctgttggagctagaaacaccagcattactgccctgttggagctagaaacacaagcatttactgccctgttggagctaaaaacacaatcattactgccctgttggagctagaaacaccagcattactgcactgttggagctagaaacacaagcattttcgTGCACCTGCAATAcaatctgcaaatctgtgtatgtgaccaataaacattgattccattttttttatttgatttgatgaccACAAGAGGTCGACACACACCAAATCATGACTCCATGTTCTAGAACAGCATAAGATGTCTCCACCCATAAAATACGGTTG
Encoded here:
- the LOC124014483 gene encoding solute carrier family 23 member 1-like isoform X3, whose amino-acid sequence is MSHRGTSAFYWASSGTIAVPFLLAEAMCVGQDQYTVSQLVGTIFTCVGITTIIQTTFGIRLPLFQASAFAFLIPAQAILGLDRWKCPPKEEIYGNWSLPLNTSHIWHPRIREIQGAIIASSVVEVVIGLVGLPGLLLDYIGPLTVTPTVSLIGLSVFQTAGDRAGSHWGLSALSIFLIVLFAQYLRNWSFPLPSYNRKKGFSTARVQIFKMFPIIMAIMLVWLLCYILTLTDVLPSDPSQYGQKARTDARGDIMTLSPWFRVPYPCQWGLPTVTIAGVLGMFSASLAGIVESIGDYYACARLSGAPPPPVHAINRGIFTEGVCCIIAGLLGTGNGSTSSSPNIGVLGITKVGSRRVVQYGAAIMFLLGTVGKFTALFASLPDPILGGMFCTLFGMITAVGLSNLQSVDLNSSRNLFVLGFSMFFGLMLPNYLDMHPGCIQTGVAEADQILTVLLTTEMFVGGLLAFTLDNTIPGTKRERGLLDWKADESMGGSTVNMRTYDFPIGMSCVRKVSFLRYLPICPSFRGFMRCRRKDSMQENNEDELRERNDSLRMDTTITLAFTKV
- the LOC124014483 gene encoding solute carrier family 23 member 1-like isoform X2; amino-acid sequence: MKKKQTETRPDLKSCDVQTQTEEQQGAEEGRQEQGAEGGRQEQGAEGGRQEQGSEEGKQQPGSDMIYTIEDVPPWYLCILLGLQHYLTCFSGTIAVPFLLAEAMCVGQDQYTVSQLVGTIFTCVGITTIIQTTFGIRGDLWELESSSEHLTHLAPKDKRDPGCHHSVQCGGGGHRAGGSPWSPAGLHRAPDRHPHRVPYRPVCIPDRWGQSRFSLGPLSTIIMAIMLVWLLCYILTLTDVLPSDPSQYGQKARTDARGDIMTLSPWFRVPYPCQWGLPTVTIAGVLGMFSASLAGIVESIGDYYACARLSGAPPPPVHAINRGIFTEGVCCIIAGLLGTGNGSTSSSPNIGVLGITKVGSRRVVQYGAAIMFLLGTVGKFTALFASLPDPILGGMFCTLFGMITAVGLSNLQSVDLNSSRNLFVLGFSMFFGLMLPNYLDMHPGCIQTGVAEADQILTVLLTTEMFVGGLLAFTLDNTIPGTKRERGLLDWKADESMGGSTVNMRTYDFPIGMSCVRKVSFLRYLPICPSFRGFMRCRRKDSMQENNEDELRERNDSLRMDTTITLAFTKV
- the LOC124014483 gene encoding solute carrier family 23 member 1-like isoform X1, yielding MKKKQTETRPDLKSCDVQTQTEEQQGAEEGRQEQGAEGGRQEQGAEGGRQEQGSEEGKQQPGSDMIYTIEDVPPWYLCILLGLQHYLTCFSGTIAVPFLLAEAMCVGQDQYTVSQLVGTIFTCVGITTIIQTTFGIRLPLFQASAFAFLIPAQAILGLDRWKCPPKEEIYGNWSLPLNTSHIWHPRIREIQGAIIASSVVEVVIGLVGLPGLLLDYIGPLTVTPTVSLIGLSVFQTAGDRAGSHWGLSALSIFLIVLFAQYLRNWSFPLPSYNRKKGFSTARVQIFKMFPIIMAIMLVWLLCYILTLTDVLPSDPSQYGQKARTDARGDIMTLSPWFRVPYPCQWGLPTVTIAGVLGMFSASLAGIVESIGDYYACARLSGAPPPPVHAINRGIFTEGVCCIIAGLLGTGNGSTSSSPNIGVLGITKVGSRRVVQYGAAIMFLLGTVGKFTALFASLPDPILGGMFCTLFGMITAVGLSNLQSVDLNSSRNLFVLGFSMFFGLMLPNYLDMHPGCIQTGVAEADQILTVLLTTEMFVGGLLAFTLDNTIPGTKRERGLLDWKADESMGGSTVNMRTYDFPIGMSCVRKVSFLRYLPICPSFRGFMRCRRKDSMQENNEDELRERNDSLRMDTTITLAFTKV